In Nymphaea colorata isolate Beijing-Zhang1983 chromosome 3, ASM883128v2, whole genome shotgun sequence, a genomic segment contains:
- the LOC116249988 gene encoding probable steroid-binding protein 3 — protein sequence MELTAQQLRGFNGSDAGKPIYVAIKGRIFDVSAARNFYGPGGDYCMFAGKDASRALAKMSKKEEDICSSLDGLSENELGVLLDWEKKFEAKYAVVGRVV from the coding sequence ATGGAGTTAACGGCACAGCAGCTCAGGGGGTTCAACGGCTCCGACGCCGGAAAACCGATCTATGTCGCGATCAAGGGGAGGATCTTCGACGTGTCAGCCGCCCGGAACTTCTACGGGCCCGGTGGCGATTATTGCATGTTTGCCGGCAAGGACGCCAGCAGGGCGCTAGCCAAGATGAGCAAGAAGGAGGAAGATATCTGCTCTTCCTTGGACGGACTTTCCGAGAACGAACTGGGCGTCCTCCTTGACTGGGAGAAGAAGTTCGAGGCCAAGTATGCTGTTGTTGGTCGCGTCGTGTAG
- the LOC126409915 gene encoding uncharacterized protein LOC126409915: MVSGITLQVIHYCYQDWWCSSCSFLWVSWICFTCFEQTNLLGVLKAGASLVSRVQSVRSFPLDHRKTSLLDASLPLARIWGWKLASLEASTPSEACFLLLAVCRESPQRLKPSAAIRLSS; this comes from the exons ATGGTTAGCGGTATAACGTTACAAGTGATCCATTATTGTTATCAGGATTGGTGGTGTTCTTCGTGTTCATTTCTGT GGGTGTCGTGGATCTGCTTCACTTGTTTTGAGCAGACCAATTTATTAGGAGTATTGAAGGCTGGAGCATCCTTGGTAAGCCGTGTTCAATCTGTTCGGTCTTTCCCTTTAGACCACCGGAAAACGAG CCTGCTGGATGCATCACTACCACTAGCTCGTATCTGGGGTTGGAAGCTTGCTTCCTTGGAAGCATCCACTCCCTCAGAAGCTTGCTTTCTGCTACTG GCTGTCTGTCGCGAGAGCCCTCAGAGGCTTAAACCCTCCGCTGCTATCCGGCTGTCTTCCTGA
- the LOC116249986 gene encoding nuclear pore complex protein NUP43, with protein sequence MDGGGAAVTVQRFHQPKYVDALRWLPPSSPFHRHVVASLYDFDSDSSSIDIFSLHATASTAITNSGARSLTNLDVVSSSPSSGRFSILRVSPSRNTHKPIVAAASSLSGSLYFFVVDAVEPTLEAELSLTPSDGPFHNGGIAGMDLEEGRCEAITVGEDGRVNIAWIGQAGGVNHRRVFDSGGLVSYSAVCWASPAEFVTGGPGFNLQWWDQRKTGGPVSHSTGKWIRGTSPGMVHSVDIHPSRKHICVAGASSGAVFAWDLRQPQQPISLSGMGPGGIMTESLSESEVWEVQYDPYIQSINLSASTVQIPPVMMCSEDGVLAVVEAGESPIELLSEPCAINAFEVDPHNPSAVVCSLEWETIAVLTRP encoded by the exons ATGGATGGTGGTGGCGCAGCGGTGACGGTCCAGAGATTCCACCAGCCCAAATACGTCGACGCCCTCAGGTggctccctccttcctccccCTTCCACCGCCACGTCGTCGCCTCACTCTACGACTTCGACTCCGACTCCTCCTCCATCGACATCTTCTCCCTCCATGCCACCGCTAGCACCGCCATCACCAATTCCGGTGCCAGGTCCCTTACCAACCTCGACGTAGTCTCATCTTCCCCTTCCTCTGGCAGGTTCTCCATCCTCAGAGTCTCCCCATCTCGTAACACCCACAAGCCCATTGTTGCCGCGGCCTCCTCCTTGTCGGGCTCCCTCTATTTCTTTGTCGTCGACGCCGTCGAGCCGACCCTCGAAGCAGAATTGTCACTCACCCCGTCCGACGGGCCGTTCCACAATGGTGGTATCGCGGGAATGGATCTAGAGGAAGGCAGATGCGAGGCCATCACTGTTGGGGAGGATGGGAGGGTGAACATAGCATGGATCGGCCAGGCGGGAGGCGTGAACCATCGGCGCGTCTTCGACAGCGGGGGCCTGGTTTCATATAGCGCCGTCTGCTGGGCGTCTCCCGCAGAATTCGTGACGGGAGGCCCCGGGTTTAATCTGCAGTGGTGGGATCAGAGGAAAACTGGGGGTCCCGTTTCTCATTCTACTGGAAAATG GATCCGAGGGACATCACCAGGAATGGTACATTCTGTAGATATCCATCCATCGCGAAAGCATATTTGTGTG GCAGGAGCATCTTCAGGTGCAGTTTTTGCCTGGGATCTTCGTCAGCCGCAGCAGCCAATTTCATTATCGGGGATGGGGCCTGGTGGAATAATGACTGAATCACTCTCTGAAAGTGAGGTCTGGGAGGTACAATATGATCCATATATACAGTCCATAAACCTGTCTGCTTCAACAGTCCAAATTCCGCCGGTCATGATGTGCTCAGAAGATGGAGTACTAGCAGTTGTAGAAGCAG GTGAATCTCCCATCGAATTGTTATCTGAGCCATGTGCAATCAATGCTTTTGAAGTCGATCCACATAACCCATCT GCCGTGGTTTGCAGTCTAGAGTGGGAAACAATAGCTGTCTTAACGAGACCATGA
- the LOC116249987 gene encoding damage-control phosphatase At2g17340-like: MEPCSPLVPFPLLTTPVESTYRPCTIPYRFPSDDTRKATPTELEWIELFRKSIPSFRKRAAEDTSVENAAEKAEKFDQRYTQLLGGLKTDPESHGGPPDCILLCRLREQVLRELGFEDIFKKVKDDENAKAIALFEDVVRLNDAIEDEGKRVESLIRGIFAGNIFDLGSAQLAEMFARDGMSFMATCESLVPRPWVIDDLDIFKHKWSRKSWKKAVIFVDNSGADVILGILPFARELLRRGTQVVLAANDLPSINDITYHELLDIISKLKDEDGCILGVNASGLLIANSGNDLPVIDLSAVSPELAYLANDADLVMLEGMGRGIETNLYAQFRCDSLKIGMVKHPEVAQFLGGRLYDCVFKYTEVILS; the protein is encoded by the exons ATGGAGCCTTGTTCGCCGTTGGTCCCGTTCCCTCTGCTAACGACGCCGGTCGAGTCGACTTATCGGCCCTGCACCATCCCCTACAGGTTTCCTTCCGACGACACGCGCAAAGCCACGCCGACCGAGCTAGAGTGGATCGAGCTCTTCCGCAAATCCATCCCATCTTTTAG GAAGCGGGCAGCGGAGGACACGTCCGTTGAGAATGCAGCCGAGAAAGCGGAGAAATTTGACCAAAG GTACACACAATTACTGGGAGGCTTGAAAACAGATCCTGAAAGCCATGGGGGCCCTCCAGATTGCATA CTTCTTTGTAGGCTTCGTGAACAGGTCCTTAGGGAATTGGGGTTCGAGGACATATTCAAAAAAGTTAAG GATGATGAAAATGCCAAGGCTATTGCTCTGTTCGAGGATGTAGTTCGGTTGAATGATGCAATTGAAGATGAAGGCAAGCGTGTAGAAAGCTTGATAAGAGGGATTTTTGCTGGGAACATATTTGATCTCGGTTCTGCACAG CTTGCAGAGATGTTTGCAAGAGATGGGATGTCTTTCATGGCGACTTGTGAAAGCTTAGTGCCCCGGCCCTGGGTTATTGATGACCTGGACATTTTCAAACACAAATGGAGTAGAAAATCATGGAAGAAG GCAGTAATATTTGTTGATAATTCTGGTGCGGATGTCATACTTGGAATATTGCCTTTTGCAAGAGAGCTACTCAGGCGTGGTACACAG GTGGTTCTGGCTGCTAACGACTTACCCTCGATCAATGACATAACCTACCATGAGTTGTTAGATATTATATCAAAG TTGAAAGATGAGGATGGTTGCATCTTGGGAGTTAACGCATCTGGCCTTCTGATTGCGAACTCTGGTAATGATTTGCCT GTTATTGACCTTTCTGCTGTTTCTCCCGAGTTGGCATACCTGGCAAATGACGCAGATTTAGTTATGTTGGAGGGAATG GGTCGTGGGATTGAGACGAATCTTTATGCACAATTTAGATGTGATTCATTAAAAATTGGAATG GTGAAACATCCAGAAGTTGCTCAATTTTTGGGAGGGAGGCTTTATGATTGTGTCTTCAAGTACACAGAGGTCATTCTTAGTTAA
- the LOC116250940 gene encoding VQ motif-containing protein 19-like, with the protein METPISNGGTAPAASSTGVSISTASSPTTFVQADPRSFKDLVQKLTGVAEDSPEKLPITLPARYANRTNAAGGMDPVGPRRSAFKLHERRHGGMRKLEVKLGLTSLRAPHLSPRSQLLLSPTTAAVSDLLLSSPVTPLDPFENGLYSPNSGCFLRISSPGSGSESTSPVPVGAMSEEEKAIAEKGFYLHPSPLNTPRGTEPELLPLFPLQSPRQSAVSSTTPSFSEPGISPKPNC; encoded by the coding sequence ATGGAGACGCCCATCAGCAACGGCGGCACTGCTCCTGCGGCGAGCAGCACTGGCGTAAGCATCTCGACAGCGTCATCGCCGACGACGTTTGTCCAGGCCGACCCTCGCTCTTTCAAGGACCTCGTCCAGAAACTGACGGGCGTGGCGGAGGACTCCCCCGAGAAGCTGCCCATCACCTTGCCGGCCAGGTACGCCAACAGGACCAATGCGGCCGGCGGCATGGACCCCGTCGGGCCCCGCAGATCGGCCTTCAAGCTCCACGAGCGGCGGCACGGCGGCATGCGGAAGCTCGAGGTCAAGTTGGGGCTCACCTCCCTCCGCGCGCCCCACCTCTCTCCAAGATCTCAGCTGCTCCTCTCCCCCACCACCGCCGCCGTCTCCGATCTCTTGCTTTCCAGCCCCGTCACCCCACTGGATCCGTTCGAGAACGGTCTCTACAGCCCGAATTCCGGTTGCTTTCTTCGGATCTCGAGCCCAGGCTCCGGCAGCGAGTCGACGTCGCCGGTGCCGGTCGGGGCCATGTCCGAGGAGGAAAAGGCGATCGCAGAGAAAGGCTTCTATCTCCACCCTTCTCCTCTGAACACGCCCAGAGGAACAGAGCCGGAGCTGCTGCCGCTCTTCCCCTTGCAATCTCCCAGGCAGTCTGCGGTTTCTTCGACCACACCTTCCTTTTCTGAGCCTGGCATTTCTCCTAAACCCAACTGCTAG